From the Maioricimonas rarisocia genome, one window contains:
- a CDS encoding DUF1559 domain-containing protein, whose translation MLGQTTRSRNGFTLIELLVVIAIIAILIALLLPAVQQAREAARRTQCRNNLKQMALALHNYHDTSGGFPPGNMVNLDDTTTWPRDPNVSNQIFGAFGWSAYILPQLDAANVYNLINFSLPAYVEEIEDMPGTTPTLRQQLGNVANREASYAQPSAFVCPSSHTINWPTTRYKDYAINGGLGRCCVERNLNSTEGMAYINSFVRFRDVTDGTSNTLLLLELPNWAPHSWCLKEYPCNPFFFVNHQSQGYVSAGRGTPGTSGYRPLPPNDPYIADTRGSYSDHEGGVQVAMADGAVRFVSDNVDYLTYQAAFTRSGEESLSLFD comes from the coding sequence ATGCTGGGCCAGACGACCCGTTCCCGAAATGGATTCACGCTGATCGAATTACTTGTCGTTATTGCCATCATCGCGATTCTGATTGCGCTGCTGCTGCCCGCGGTACAGCAGGCGCGGGAGGCGGCCCGCCGCACCCAGTGCCGCAATAACCTCAAGCAGATGGCACTGGCGCTGCACAACTACCACGACACCAGTGGCGGGTTTCCGCCGGGCAACATGGTGAACCTCGACGACACGACGACCTGGCCGCGCGATCCGAACGTGTCGAACCAGATCTTCGGGGCGTTCGGCTGGTCGGCCTATATCCTTCCACAGTTGGACGCGGCGAACGTCTATAACCTGATCAACTTCAGCCTGCCGGCCTATGTGGAAGAGATCGAGGATATGCCGGGGACGACGCCGACGCTTCGGCAGCAACTCGGCAACGTCGCGAACCGGGAGGCTTCGTATGCGCAGCCGTCCGCGTTCGTCTGTCCCTCGAGTCACACGATCAACTGGCCGACGACACGGTACAAGGACTACGCGATCAATGGTGGCCTGGGGCGGTGCTGCGTCGAGCGAAACCTGAACAGCACGGAAGGGATGGCGTACATCAACAGTTTCGTGCGGTTTCGCGACGTCACCGATGGCACGTCGAATACACTGCTGCTGCTGGAGCTTCCCAACTGGGCTCCCCATTCGTGGTGCCTGAAGGAATACCCCTGCAACCCGTTCTTCTTCGTCAATCACCAGTCGCAGGGGTACGTGAGCGCCGGCCGGGGGACACCGGGGACAAGCGGATACCGGCCGCTGCCTCCCAACGATCCGTACATCGCCGACACGCGAGGGTCGTACAGCGATCACGAAGGAGGCGTCCAGGTCGCGATGGCGGACGGCGCGGTCCGTTTCGTGTCCGACAACGTCGACTATCTGACGTACCAGGCCGCCTTCACGCGCAGCGGCGAAGAGTCACTCTCGCTGTTTGACTGA